From Triticum urartu cultivar G1812 chromosome 2, Tu2.1, whole genome shotgun sequence, a single genomic window includes:
- the LOC125535380 gene encoding scopoletin glucosyltransferase-like — translation MASTETTSSSKKLRVLLIPFFASSHIGPFTELAVSLATARPHAVEATVAVTPANASIVRSLLQRHENGGTPAQVATYPFPAVDGLPRGVENLGAAAQADAWRIDVAAVSDTLMRPVQETLIRAQSPDALVTDVHFMWNADVCDELGVPCVTYNVVGAFSTLAMRHLTLALVSNSNTNIEPEPEAVSVPRFPAPEIRVPTVELPEYLRSQERVDYSTYNRLYEVQGDCFGVAVNTSLDLEEHYCEMYAGNGYAKRAYMLGPLSLRLPSSPEAGDSRYTDWLDSKPSRSVVYVCFGSLAHVSDAQLDELALGLEASGMAFLWVVRADKWSPPERWHERVGGRGMVATAWAPQRAILAHRAVGAFVTHCGWNSVLETVAAGVPVLTWPIVFEQFITERLLTEVLGIGERLWPDGAGVRSTRYEENEVIPAHDVARALKTFMQPGGPGDAARSRVMGLAAKVHAAVAEGGSSDRDLHRLIDDLMEAAGAGKTTM, via the coding sequence ATGGCCTCTACGGAAACCACTAGCAGCAGCAAGAAGCTGCGCGTGCTCCTCATCCCCTTCTTCGCCTCCAGCCACATCGGACCCTTCACCGAGCTCGCCGTTAGCCTTGCGACGGCCAGACCACATGCCGTAGAGGCCACCGTCGCGGTCACGCCGGCGAACGCGTCGATCGTCCGGTCGTTGCTCCAGCGGCATGAGAACGGCGGCACACCTGCGCAGGTGGCGACTTACCCGTTCCCGGCCGTGGACGGCCTCCCGAGGGGCGTCGAGAACCTGGGTGCGGCAGCCCAGGCGGACGCATGGCGCATCGACGTGGCTGCGGTCAGCGACACGCTGATGCGCCCCGTGCAGGAAACCCTCATCAGGGCGCAGTCACCGGACGCGCTCGTCACCGACGTGCACTTCATGTGGAACGCCGACGTCTGCGACGAGCTCGGCGTGCCATGCGTCACGTACAACGTCGTCGGCGCCTTCTCGACGCTGGCCATGCGGCATCTCACGCTGGCGCTCGTTTCCAATTCCAACACCAACATCGAGCCGGAGCCCGAGGCGGTGAGCGTCCCTCGGTTTCCGGCCCCTGAGATACGAGTGCCCACGGTGGAGCTGCCGGAATACTTGAGGAGCCAAGAGCGGGTGGATTACTCCACCTACAACCGGCTCTACGAGGTGCAAGGTGACTGCTTCGGGGTGGCCGTCAACACGTCACTAGACCTGGAGGAGCACTACTGTGAGATGTACGCGGGCAACGGCTACGCGAAGCGTGCCTACATGCTAGGCCCCCTGTCACTGCGGCTGCCGTCATCACCGGAGGCCGGCGACTCACGGTACACCGACTGGCTTGACTCGAAGCCAAGCCGGTCGGTGGTGTACGTGTGCTTCGGCAGCCTCGCCCACGTCTCCGACGCTCAGCTGGACGAGCTTGCTCTCGGGCTTGAGGCCTCAGGGATGGCGTTCCTGTGGGTGGTGAGGGCGGACAAGTGGTCTCCCCCGGAGCGGTGGCACGAGCGTGTTGGAGGCAGGGGCATGGTGGCCACCGCCTGGGCTCCGCAAAGGGCCATCCTGGCGCACCGGGCGGTGGGGGCCTTCGTGACGCACTGCGGTTGGAACTCCGTCCTGgagacggtggcggcgggcgtGCCGGTGCTCACATGGCCCATAGTGTTCGAGCAGTTCATCACCGAGAGGCTGCTGACGGAGGTCCTAGGGATCGGGGAGCGGCTGTGGCCGGACGGCGCCGGCGTTCGGAGCACGAGGTATGAAGAAAACGAGGTCATCCCCGCCCATGATGTGGCACGGGCATTGAAGACCTTCATGCAGCCTGGAGGGCCGGGGGATGCGGCGAGGAGCAGAGTCATGGGCCTGGCCGCCAAGGTTCACGCCGCAGTGGCGGAAGGAGGATCCTCCGACCGTGATCTGCACCGCTTGATAGATGACCTCATGGAAGCTGCCGGGGCCGGAAAGACGACGATGTGA